Genomic DNA from Eleutherodactylus coqui strain aEleCoq1 chromosome 8, aEleCoq1.hap1, whole genome shotgun sequence:
ataatgcattacccaattactctcgagcacggaaatgccccatatgtggatgtaaactgttgtttgggcacatggcagggctcagaaagaaaggagcgctttttttgaatgcagattttgctggaataattttcagacaccgtgtagtgtttgcagtgcccctgaggtaccagtgcatttgagacccccaacaactgaccccattttggaaactacacccctcagggaattttttaaggggtgtagtgagcggtttgaacccacaggtatttgaggaatttttttaacagtttgagttgagaacgaaaaattcacatttttccaataatgttcagctttaggcccagattttcatttttcaccaggggcagaaggagaaaacatagtccataatgcattacccaattactctcgagcacggaaatgccccatatgtggatgtaaactgttgtttgggcacatggcagggctcagaaagaaaggagcgctttttttgaatgcagattttgctggaataattttcagacaccgtgtagtgtttgcagtgcccctgaggtaccagtgcatttgagacccccaacaactgaccccattttggaaactacacccctcagggaattttttaaggggtgtagtgagcggtttgaacccacaggtatttgaggaatttttttaacagtttgagttgagaacgaaaaattcacatttttccaataatgttcagctttaggcccagattttcatttttcaccaggggcagaaggagaaaacatagtccataatgcattccccaattactctcgagctcggaaatgccccatatgtggatgtaaactgttgtttgggcacatggcagggctcagaaagaaaggagcgctttttttgaatgcagattttgctggaataattttcagacaccgtgtagtgtttgcagtgcccctgaggtaccagtgcatttgagacccccaacaactgaccccattttggaaactacacccctcagggaattttttaaggggtgtagtgagcggtttgaacccacaggtatttgaggaattttttttaacaatttgagttgagaacgaaaaattcacatttttccaataatgctcagtttaggcccagatttttattttttaccaggggcagaaggagaaaacgtaacccatgatgttacccaacagggaaatgccccatatgtgaatctaaactgtttttagggcgcagggctcagaagggaaggacttagcatgtggctttatgtacaagctgtgcgaagtacatcagggtaaaacgtcagggcaataaaaaaattaaaatttcagggacgtgtggtagatcttaaaacactcatttatacagaggccgggttgtgtggggcacgtttcacactggtatatagtgtcttttcttatcccctgtttgtagcacactctgcacctcttttggggccttcccttcgtcgcagtggagggaatttcactgagaaaatgctgccctggtacaattcttgtggcctcgcttccagaagtactgggcctctcccccacctcctggtccccaaatattaggtccttgataacttcctcttgaaattcaaggaatgtccccatgtggcctgcacctcggaacagcacgtaggcattatacagtgccatctgtacgaggtgcacggccagttttttgtaccacacccgtgttttccgcatggctctatagggctccagtacctggtctgatagatcgacccctcccatgtacttattatagtcgaggacgcagtctggtttgggggtctctgcactggtacctcgtactgggcagggggtactgctgtggccgtgtattgtcgtcaacataaggacatccctcttgtccttatatttaacgcacaatacattgtcgctgcattgggcccggctctcaccccttctgagcagttgcccaagcagcgtcttagggaggcttttttgatttttccgaacagtgccacatgccactgttcctctggaagcgaggcactgaaacagggggacactggtataaaagttatccaggtacagatggtaaccctggtctaatagtgggtgcaccagttcccacactattttccctgttattcccagcacgggggggcattctgggggctcaattttagtgtccttcccctcgtaaatacggaacttgtgggtgtaccctgatgtactttcgcacagcttgtacaacttcacaccataccgtgcccgcttactgggcaggtactggcggaattttagcctccccttgaagtgtaccagggactcgtctactgcaatgtttatctgtggggcatacgcctgggcaaacttggcgttaaaatggtctattacgggcctgatcttatacaaccgatcgtaattggggtgatcgctgggggggcacagctggttgtcattgtagtgcagaaattttaaaatacactcaaagcgcgtcctcgacatcgccatgcggaacattggggtgtggtacaaaatatcggtagaccagtacgccctgattgttggcttctttattagccccatggttagtataagcccccaaaatttttgtatctctggtgcatccacaggggtccacttatcgggtctggcatagctggaggtgggattttgttgaataaaattctgggcgtacaaattagtctgggtaacaatgtgggcaatgaactcttctgaaaaaaaaaacttgaagaagtccttccctctgagcccttccggatcaaattgaatccctgggttcccaataaaatcagggatctggggtctgtaatgttccggggtactccagtgagcatctgatgcattggggtcagtggcggtccttggacgccttctcgggggtgcagggagctcagactcgctggatgaggatgaggatgaggagtcggagaatgccaaaaaagtggggtcgtcatcaccactacctgagtccgagtctgatgcaatgattgcatacagttcctctgaagtgtacctcctgcgggccatatttatataaaatggggcacacggggaaaaagttttattagatgggacactgcgggatggggtgaccacgggacgggggtcgtaaagaacgcggaaacttatgtggtgtattcacgtaagtgtttttttttttttctttttttttttttttacacagacgaatacactgacacaacacggactaacgacacactacacactagacggactaactaaacgctacactaactaataacgggtgacgggacaggtaacgaaatgggaacaacaggaacttttttggtttttttggttttttttttacacagacgaatacactgacagtacacggactaacgacacgctacacactagacggactaactaaacgctacactaactaataacgggtgacgggacaggtaacgaaatgggaacaacaggaactttttttgtttttttggttttttttttacacagacgaatacactgacacaacacggactaacgacacactacacactagacggactaactaaacgctacactaactaataacgggtgacgggacaggtaacaaaatgggaacaacaggaacttttttttttttttttttttttttttttacacagacgaatacactgacagtacacggactaacgacacgctacacactagacggactaactaaacgctacactaactaataacgggtgacgggacaggtaacaaaatgggaacaacaggaactttttttttttttttttttttttttttttacaccaagggatacactgactacacgctgcgctacactacactgctgatcgcacgctacagctcactcactacacttctgatcacacactacagatccctcactcactacactacactgcacttctgatcactcactccactctgctacactacactgcctgatcaatcactcactacactcactacactacactgcctgatcaatcactcactacactcactacactacaccacactgatcactaacactcactccactacaccacactgatgactaactcctctccactacactgatcactaactccactctgctacactacactccactacactacactccactacactccactacactacactacactacactacactcactccctgcctaatctacactctaatcgcactttatattcacaaaaaacacagtaggtgctctctgtacaagcaccggaaacacactgcggtgcttgcacatggagcccctactgtaaacagcgcgaagtccgctgctgcgctgtgattggtcagggagtttttccctgaccaatcacagcgatcgtgggggagggaccgctctgattggtccccagcccggatgcctcacttgtctgccgacgatatcagccaggatcgctgctgtgtcgccgcgattgtcaccgcggcgacactttaatggcatgacgtaccaggtacgtcatgttgcgggaagtatcccgctaccatgacgtaccaggtacgtccaggagcaggaaggggttaaaatcccatCGCAAAGTGTAAAAGTCACAAGTGTGTGCAAtgcaatgcgataaacaaggaggctccataggaaaatatgggctaaaaacattgcaaatagcAAATGTGTAGAGCATGCCtcaattttgtagtctcgcaatgtcgtAGGCTACAAGGCTggcacctgtaattacaagcactggccactgggATCCGCCATCTGTCAGGGATATGAGCAGCCAGCACCtctaattacaagcactggccactgggATCCGCCATCTGTCAGGGATATGAGCAGCCAGCACCtctaattacaagcactggccactgggATCCACCATCTGTCAGGGATGTGAGCAGTCagcacctgtaattacaagcactggccactgggACCCGCCATCTGTCAGGGATGTGAGCAGCggcacctgtaattacaagcactggccactgtgACCTGCCATCTGTCAGGGATGTGAGTGGCCagcacctgtaattacaagcactggccactgggATCCGCCATCTGTCAGGGATATGAGCAGCCAGCACCtctaattacaagcactggccactgggATCCACCGTCTGTCAGGGATATGAGCAGCCAGCACCtctaattacaagcactggccactgggATCCACCGTCTGTCAGGGATGTGAGCAGTCagcacctgtaattacaagcactggccactgggACCCGCCATCTGTCAGGGATGTGAGCGGCCagcacctgtaattacaagcactggccactgggATCCGCTGTCTGTCAGGGATGTACagcacctgtaattacaagcactggccactgggACCTGCCATCTGTCAGGGATGTGAGCGGCCagcacctgtaattacaagcactgaTCACTAGGACCCGCTGTCTGTCAGGGATGTGAGGCCGacacctgtaattacaagcagaCAGGATCGCCGGCCACTGGGACTCATCAGCTAGATTGGTTTATATAACATCATACCTGCAGGTCACCAAAGTGCACCAAGTCTTCCATAAGAAGCCGGGGATCATGTCAGAGGCAGCGGAGTAAAACACACATCACTGCCAAACACAGCAACGTCTCGGGGCTCCACCCCTTCAGGCATGTGCAGTTCAGTTATAAGGCATTATGCAGACAGCTCCCCCTAGCTGTCGTTGCAGGTAGACAAAATTGTATAATTTAAATGTGCATCTGTTGGAGATTTTGAGCTCTGTATAAGAAAAATCACTAGAAAGAGAAAATGAATCAGCACAAAACTTTAAACCTAAAAATGGAAGAATTGTAGAAAGTTTTGCTTTAAGGCTTTAGATTCGTCATTTAGATGTAGTTATTTCATAATTCTGATGCTTGAATCTGCAAACACAAAGAAAGCGGCATAGAGCGGCTCGGTGAAGGAGGCGGTgaaggtgtgtaagtgtctgatggGGTCACACAGCTGGTAGAAGGACAGACGTCCGGCCTCATAATCCAGATGGATCCCGACAGTCTGCACAGGAGATTCCGATATCAGCTCCTTATATACATCGTTGTGACGTGCTACAAACCCATCATTCACAGTTAGAGCCCAAGACTTGTTATTATAACCAATAAAAGATTCGTTACCCGCAACCTTCCTCTCCAGACTTTCCCCGCCCACTCCTATCAGCCATCTCTCCGCCTGACTCACATCCACCTCCCAGTAATGTCTCCCAGAGGAGAAGCTGTGGGAACTGAACACATGAAGAGATGTGAACCTCTTGGGCCCATCAGGTCTGTTCTGTGATGTAGCGGTATAAGAAGCCGATCTGAGATCCTCTGATATAATAATGTGATTATCAGCCGTGCCTATATCCAGTAAGATGTCTGACTTTTCCACCTTTGAAAACTGTCTCTTTTCCTTCATATCCATAAGACTATGAGTAAAGTGTAACAGTCCCCTGTGTAATAGCAGTGAGACTACATCTTCATCCAGACACTGGGCATCTCCTAcctcactgatgacatcacagctcCTACCACTGATATCACCACAATCTTCTTGCAGGAAGGTCAATGGATCAGAGATATTACATAATCCCTCAAGTTGAGTAATCTTCTTGGTCAGCTCATCCTTGTGTAGCTCCACCTGTCTGACCAGGTCAGACACTGAGAGTGACACCTGATCCTGCTGTCTGGTAATCTCATCCTGGATTCTCTTCTccagaccatccagcttctccctgaGATCAGTGAACAGACCAGAGACTCTCTCGGTGAGTGCGGCTGATGTCTCTCTTTGTTCTGTCTCATGATCCTTTAGATTCTGGACACTTCTTACAGCTTCTTCTCTCTCAGACTTCAGCTTCTCAATGACAGGTCTCatcttctctttctccttctcacAGGCCACATCCAGTAGCTGCACATCATGTCCCTTGTGATCTCCGGCCACCCAGCAGGACACACAGATGCAGGCGCCATCTACAGGACAATAGTATTTCAGGACCTCATGGTGTGTGGAGCATTTTCTACCCTCAAATGACAAAGTAGGTTCAATTATACTGTGATTCACCACCTTGTTATGGGCTCTGAGATGTTCCTGACACATGGACGTCTCACACTGCAGACACGATTTCACAGCTGGTATGGAAGACTTTGTACAGTAAGTACAGAAGATTCTGCTCTCCATATCAGGCGGACTAGATAAGAAATGCTCCACTATATTCGCCAGcttcctgttcttctccaggGTCGGACGCTGCGGGGATTCTTCTCTGCAGTCAGGACAGGAATACACTCCAGCTGcctcctgtgcatccagcgcacTCACAATACACGAGCggcagaagttgtgtccacatctcagGGATACGGGatctgtgtagaggctcaggcagaTGGAGCAGTCCAGCTCGTCCCGGAGGTCAGCAGACGCCATCATACTAGGAAAGAGCAGAAATCGAGAGTTAAAAACTTTCCCTACATCATCAGGCGGAGACTTCCTGCAGAAGACTTATCTCCTGCTGTACTGAAAGTTAGTCACACTACTGTGAGAAGCACAAGGCTTAATAGTACATGTGTAGGGGCCCAATACATGctatcctggccccctccataaatgtcatacatgtaatgtgttgtgttggtgcgctgtgcaaaagtgtcttgtcattctgttatgtgtattgcacagctgcagcaagtggagagttaaaggggttgtccggccataaacattaggtctcattacttctgtttgcccatttccatgcactttgtaatatacattgtgcatggaaaatgaagcaaacagaagttttggacttacctgaagggatgcccccccccccctgtgttgctcctccgtcgtccctggttaccacaagaatcttctcttcttcttgtcgggccgcagcagctcttgtcggcgcgggaacgagacccttctcatccgcgcatgcgcagttcttctctctgcagccgggaccgatatacgatcttcttgtgtgcaggggggggaggatggaagagcctcagagcaggaactgagctcccgccccctctctgcctcctttccgcccctctgcactattttcaatgaggagaggcgggacgggggcggggctaaggtccgagaattagccccgcccccgtctcggctctccccattgcaaatagtgcagaggggcggaaaggaggcagagagggggcgggagctcagttcctgctctggggctcttccatcctcccccccctgcacacaagaagatcgtatatcggtcccggctgcagagagaagaactgcgcatgcgcggatgaaaaggggctcgttcccgcgccgacaagagctgctgcggcccgacaagaagaagagaagattcttgtggtaaccagggacgacggaggagcaacacaggggggggcatcccttcaggtaagtccaaaacttctgtttgcttcattttccatgcacaatgtatattacaaagtgcatggaaatgggcaaacagaagtaatgagacctaatgtttatggccggacaacccctttaatgtctggatGAAGTTGGGTcgtgtctggaaaagtatcagttTATGTCCTGTGATGGTATGAGTGAGATTATAAATAAGAGTGTTTGAGATGTGTCTGGGTCCATTCTTCACGAGGCTCTATTCTActgcatgagggctgaaggtgcccccgtGCAGCTGGACCTCCCGACTACCACTGCTgaagacatggaactccttttcccgctctcaagcactccagACATTCAGCtcatactttgcagacattaacccatcacatgctgcagatGTGCAATTTACATAAcacaatgacaagacagttttgcacagtgcatccacatgagacatacatgtctgacattatggagggggccaggatgaTGCACGGGGCCACTACATTATGGTTACTAATGGTTGCATTTCTCCCCAATGTTTGTAACCGCGTTAAATAAACACagcggccttctttatccaatagTGGTGTCTGtcatttataagagtttggtaaggttttacttaggccgcctgcagacgagcggaaattccgcggcgggatttcccgcggaatttccgcccttggaagctgccataggattgcgttagcaaacgcaatcctaggcagacggccagaatttggccgcgcgaaatgtcgcgcggcaaacaaaccgcagcatgctctatttctgtgccggGCTCTACGAGCccggcacagaaacgtcactcgccggctccagtctgtgcatgcactggctgcccggcagccggcacatgaaagatctggaACTGCAGGGGGCGGGTGAGTTCGCGTTGATCTCTgaaggtgctcgggtcgggtcccgcggcgaaaaTTCTCGCtaccagatccgacccgctcctTGTTGAAAGGGCAAGGATCTGTACAACCCCATACAAAGAAGATGCGTATGCTGATCTGTATGTGCACTCTAATCACGTATAAGAGCCGCGCCGACATGTTATATGGTATAGCAAGGACTCCTCTTACATTATCTTACTACTTCATTACAGCCCGGTGCAGAACATTTATTATGGTCTGTGTGCCCTGACCTGCACCCAGGGGCGAAGCAAAGAGGTATCCACAATAATGGCTGTCTACCTCCGGAAAAGGCGTCTTGTCTTCGTATTTCCTACTGTTTATATTTTGAATTAATATTGTATTTTAAGGCCTAAGAGCCGCTATAAACCCAATTATTATTGGGTTGAATGAAGCCGTCCCATCAATAAACGAGTGCTGATCTCGTTGATCTGGGAGATGTTAATTGATGTAATAGTACCCttaagggctgcttcacacaaTCATCAGTTTAACACTCAGATAACCGTGGTAAAGCAATGTGGCTATTGGAGCGTTAAATTGTGTGAGCGAATAGCAGTCATGAGCGCGTTGGGGCTAGTATTCACGAGTATGCCACTCCCCCTCGCTTTGCCAGCCGGCTCTCATAGGAATCTATAGAAGCAGGCGGCGTTGCGCTGTCCTAAGACAGGACTCGTACTATCTTATGATGCATGATTTTTTTCAGCGTGCCAAAAATGTTTGTCTGAAAGAAACCATACGTTCTGTACACGTGATTTTTTGATGTGCCTACTCTGC
This window encodes:
- the LOC136577636 gene encoding E3 ubiquitin-protein ligase TRIM7-like, which produces MMASADLRDELDCSICLSLYTDPVSLRCGHNFCRSCIVSALDAQEAAGVYSCPDCREESPQRPTLEKNRKLANIVEHFLSSPPDMESRIFCTYCTKSSIPAVKSCLQCETSMCQEHLRAHNKVVNHSIIEPTLSFEGRKCSTHHEVLKYYCPVDGACICVSCWVAGDHKGHDVQLLDVACEKEKEKMRPVIEKLKSEREEAVRSVQNLKDHETEQRETSAALTERVSGLFTDLREKLDGLEKRIQDEITRQQDQVSLSVSDLVRQVELHKDELTKKITQLEGLCNISDPLTFLQEDCGDISGRSCDVISEVGDAQCLDEDVVSLLLHRGLLHFTHSLMDMKEKRQFSKVEKSDILLDIGTADNHIIISEDLRSASYTATSQNRPDGPKRFTSLHVFSSHSFSSGRHYWEVDVSQAERWLIGVGGESLERKVAGNESFIGYNNKSWALTVNDGFVARHNDVYKELISESPVQTVGIHLDYEAGRLSFYQLCDPIRHLHTFTASFTEPLYAAFFVFADSSIRIMK